A stretch of DNA from Lotus japonicus ecotype B-129 chromosome 4, LjGifu_v1.2:
aagaagattaaagagaaaaagaagtcttcacaaccagcaaagaggaagaagcgtgtgaagaagtctgatacaagtcatttcatgtgtaactttccagcctttctccatccatatattggcacaattacagatgttgaggatgatggtaactgtggctatagatccATTGCTGCATTAATGGGGCATTCCGCCGGTCAGGACGGTTGGCCTTGGGTTAGGGCTACATTGATACAAGAACTTGAGACCAATGTGTTAATGTATAATAGGATGTGGGGCACAGATGTTGTTTATGGCTTACATGATCGTCTCACTCTTCCTATTGGTGACCCGGCCACCCCTGACAAATGGTttcaactgccagagatgggataccttgttgcCACAAAGTACCAATTGGTTCTCGTATCCTTATCCTCTATGGGTTGTAACACATACTTTCCACTGATAGGAGCCGGCCCACGAGATGAGCATACTGTTATAGCTATTGGACATGTGATAAATCACTGGGTACAGGTATATTTTGACCAAATACACTAATATTTTAGTTGCCTAGCTTGTCgattaatttttgtatgtgGAAGTTATCTAATACAAGCTTGTCgattaatttttgtatgtggaagttatctaattttatggttATTCTCTAAAATGCAGCTCCAATTAACTcctggacatcctatgccgaCTATTGCTCCCCAGTGGGATTGGCACGCTGATCTTGCCTCCAAATACTGGCGCAATTTATATGGTCCACGTTTAGGCATGTATGATGCACAATTCCAAGCTTGGCTTGGTGCTTTTAGTGGTCATGCGGACTATGTGGACATCACCACAGATTGAATGTTCTTGTATtgtgtaatattaatttgtaaactCTCTGTAATTTGGTAGAATGTGGCCCTTATCACAGGTTGTTGTTAATGATGAAAACCTAGACATCATCGTAGATTGGCAGGTTCATGCGtgtacttttggtaatgttaatttgatgtacttttggtaatgttaatttgatgtactcttgtcattttcattttcattaccctccaccaccaaccctgACATTACTCTCAACCACCAGCCCCAACCACTCTTCTACCATCCACCAGTACACCTTAAATGTTTTGACCGCACTTCTGAGCTATAAATCTATGttgtgtcttgcctcttcttctCACTCTTCATTCCTCATCTTCCTGTCTATTGTGTCTTGACTCTTCTTCTTACTCCTCATTCTACACAATGGAACAAGACCCAAATCCATTCCTTCGCCATTGCAAAGGTCAAAGCAACAACTCtggcagctctcgtcctctcattcctggccCGGCTGGCGCCATCCAGGCTGCATGTATGCCCGTAGATCCACCCCTAACACACCACTCATTCCAACCCAGGAAATCGTGAGGCGTGTGCTAGATCATGgatcaaccgaaaccgatcctgatttcaaCTCACATGCTTGGCTATCAGCCCTGCAAGAGTGGGGAATAGTCACTCCGTTGGGCTCTCTGACAGCGAACGTTGAGAGGGtggagaatgttgttgctgttatcaaatcttgcactcccaatgggtttggagatgcgaaagttaccctcaaggtatgtCTTGTCCTTGCTTTTGTAAGGCCTTGTTTTTGGTCCCCCTTGACTAACCGTTCTTATTTACTTGTCAAACGATATCAAACATTAGGACCCCACGGGTGCTGTTGATGCTAGCATCCATCGCAAGGCCTTTACTCACAGTGAATTTGCGAatgacataactgttggatctgttctcgttctccaaaaggtctgAAACCTAAACATGAAACTTGCCTCATTTTTTGGACAGATAAGCATGGTTTAATTAAAGTATATATTTCacttgcaggttgctgtgtttgcacctagaggaactgtttgttatcttaatataacattgcccaacctagtgaaggtattcccaaaagattgcggaccccatgacttcatcgatatcacagaggaataattttgttttcggtGTTGCTTATGTATGTTTAATTTGGTTGTGTAACCGTTTAACTTATTGTCATGGATTACTACATGCTTTGAATTATTTATGTTgtcgttgtttctgtttttttcattataagagtcatAATATTAAGATTAAAAATATAACACATGTAAATAAAACGAGGTAAGagtcataacataacataaaaagtcctaacatatacataacaagtgtaataaaatcactctccccgaccccgccccctgcgacctctgggtccacgagctcgacctccacgaacaccctctccaggatcaccctctccacgagctctgcctccacgagctccgcctccacggggtctgcctccacgagctctgcctcccgcAGCTGCGGCTCCTCGAATAGCAGAAAAGAAAACTCCCTGGGTACCAACGAAGGAACTCCGTCGAAAGAGATCGAGCGCCCTCTCCGTGAGGATTCGGGGCTGTGTCCCTGGAGCAAGAGCACCTGGCACCTCCAGggactgctccaacaactccacacccctacgtatggcagactgcataaaaataatatacaaaaataatttcattaacaaaaatcacaattgaatgaataaaaataaaaaataatatacaagtttagaatccaaacttaccacggcactaagctcctccctcctatcctcagggatgatgaacacatgggacactctgctataccaactcatgtaaccctccaccgcctctcccggatatgtagcaggtatcccctgagggcggaggtgcggctcaaactcagcataggcagcatctgtggtctcagcaagggaccccgtcgtctggatctcagaggggtgtcgagggatgtcctgtatgaagccaaactggcgcataacccgctctggtagatgtcggctcacagaccggccgtaaggtgtcctgatgtagccggaatagagggccctgggatcccgcggtcgaacatctcgatggtcctcaaaaggggtccatgtgatatcatccactgtaagctcatcgagcatgactcgtctctcatcgagtccggaatgcgcgatccgagacgtggaccaccgctgcgccctaggctggtcctgtgtgTAGCCGGGGACCTCCGTCCTGATAATGACTCTGCTGGATATGTACTCATACGCCCATGACAGCACGAGGGAGGTGAACCCACCGATCTGCGCTGTCTTCCTGCGGGAAGCACGACTCAGCTGTTCGTACAACGAAGCCAGCGCAATCGCACCCCACGCGTACTCCGACACGCGACCGAGGTCCTCAAGCATCCCGATCCAGTAGACAGTAGTGTGGTAACCACCACTCTTGCTGGCAAAGAGGGTGGCaccaagctggttcaccagccagatcctagcagcatcctcatagcgtccccctacaatgaaatgaattaagttaacagttattaataatacgctaaaaataaatacaacttaataaagtaattattaagacataccatccatagcagacgtgtacatggtcttcagagtaatgAACCGAATGTTCTGGCCACCCGCCGCCTCAAACTCAGCCAGATAATcagcaacagatcctcccaggaGCTGGGCGCAGAGCGCTGCAACCTCATCTCGTTCCCCTCTGCCCGGagtgtagaacctcgaccctgTGGGAAGATGGAGAATAGCCGACACatcgtccagggtgatagtcatctccccgaacggcatgtggaagctactcgtctcctcatgccatctctcaaCAAGGGCCAGTATGACAGCTGGGTCTGTCTCCGGTAACCCGCACCAAGGCAGGTGATACAAACCCGTCTGCTGCAGCAGCTGTCGCACATGTGTGTGGGCCTCTGAATCGCCATCACAGGGGAGGTTCCATACCTTCCCCCCAACAGTGGCCACCCTCAATGTCCGACGGTCCACGTACCGCGGGTCTGTGCGAAGAAGTGCCTGCCACGTCCAAGGAGCCTTGTGGTCAGGATAATACGCAAGAAGCGAAAGATCCTCAGGCCCCCCGGGAAACGGTGCCACCCTCTAGATGAGGTCGTCATCCGCGCCGCCCTCTAGCACCACATCTGGC
This window harbors:
- the LOC130712172 gene encoding uncharacterized protein LOC130712172 — its product is MGHSAGQDGWPWVRATLIQELETNVLMYNRMWGTDVVYGLHDRLTLPIGDPATPDKWFQLPEMGYLVATKYQLVLVSLSSMGCNTYFPLIGAGPRDEHTVIAIGHVINHWVQLQLTPGHPMPTIAPQWDWHADLASKYWRNLYGPRLGMYDAQFQAWLGAFSGHADYVDITTD